In the Triticum aestivum cultivar Chinese Spring chromosome 2B, IWGSC CS RefSeq v2.1, whole genome shotgun sequence genome, TCTTCGTTCCCTAATACTACAGTGAACCCACTTGGGAAACCAATATCTGACCACATGCCATGCTCGGTTATCATTCAAATGATGATTCCAAAAAGTAAACTTTTCAGATTTGAAACTTATTAGATTGCTCACCCAAGTTTCATGGATGTGGTCTCTCCGGCTTGGAACCGACCCATCAAGTTTTGCAATAACTCTAACACAGCCTCCTGACCATGTTAGAAGCTTAAAGCAGCATGTCATGCTCTCAAACAGTGGAGCAAGAAAATTTCTCGCCTCAATATTGCCATTGAAAACACAAACAAAGCTCTGTTAGAACTAGAAAACATTGAAGACTGCCGCACTTTAACAATACCAGAAGGGAATTTTCATGACATACTCAAGAAACATTTGCTCTGACTCCTGCAGTATCAAAAAGACTACTAGAAGAAATGATGTACGATTAGATGGATCCAATTTGGAGATGAGAACTCAAAAAATTTCTAGGCCGTTGCAACAGAAAGATATAGGAACTGCATCAACATCTTGAAAACCAGTGAGGGAGTGGAGGTTGATGATGATGCTGGGAAAGAGTCAATCCTGTTTGAAGCTTTGAAAGGAAGAATGGGTAAAAATAATCCACAACCAATGAAATTCAATCTTTCCAAGCTACTACGTGAGGAGGTGTTTTTGACAACCTCATCACACCATTTACACATGAAGAAATTGATGCGATAGTCAAAGAGATGCCCCCTGACCATGCGCTAGGCCTTGACGGCTTTAACGGTGATTTTTTGAAAGCTTGATGGCCAATCATCAAGCAATATTTTTTACCACCTTTGTGAGGAATTTCATCGGGGCAGCCTTAACTTGGAAAGCTTAAATTCTGGTTATATCACTCTGATTTCCAAGACCAATTCTCTGAAAACTGCCAATGATTTTCGTCGTATCACCCTCCTCAACTGTTGCCTTAAACTGATCACTAAGGTATTGGCCAATCGTCTCCAGAAAATCATTTTGCGAATAGTGCACCGTAACCAGTATGGTTTCCTCCATGGGAGAACAATACATGATTGTCTTGCCTTACATCCATCAGTGTCAAACATCTAAGAAAGAGATAGTTCTTTAAAAAATTGGACTTTACCAAAGCATTTGACACTATTAAGCACTCTACCATGCTTCTGATCGTTGAAAACATGGGATTCCGAAGAAATGGATCAATTGGATAGAAGGTATCTTCTCCTCTGGCAAATCTTTAGTTTTATTGAATGGGGTGCCCGGGCGCCAGTTCCATTGTAAGTGCAAGGTGGGCCAAGGAGATCCTCTGTCCCCCTTGATCTTTGCTCTGGCGGTTGATCTTCTTCAGACTGCTACCAATGAGGCTCTTGAGCATAATCTGATCAAGCATCCCATACCACCAAAAGGTGATGCAACTTGCTGGTTATTcaatacatggatgacatcataaTTGTTTTGCCTGTCTGTCTTGATCAAGCTGCTAAGATAAAACAGATCCTCAAGGATTATGCCACCTCCATTAGTCTCAAAATCAACTCCCACAAATGAACTCTAGTGTCCATAAACACGCCGCCCGATAAATGCAATGGTCTTGCCACATTGTTTGGCTGTGCCCAAGCCAGGATGCCTTTTACCTACCTAGGGCCACCCCTTGGTACCAGCACACCATCTGTACATGACATGGCACCCTTTGTATGCAAGGCTAAGTGGAATATCATTGCGGCCATGTCCTTCATGTCCTATGTTGGTAAATTGGCCCTATTGAACTCTCTCATCACTTCTCTGGCTATTTACCCCATGGGAACTTTGAGAATTCCACCAAAAATCCTTGCTCAACTGGACAAAATTCGCAGATACTGTCTCTGGAATAAGAAAACAGTAGATGGAGAGAAATGCAATTCGCTAGCTGCCCGGGATATGGTTTGTCGTCCCAAGAAGAGTGCAGGTCTTGGTGTTCTGAACTTAAGAATGCAAAATGATGCgttattgctcaaattcctccacAAGTGTTACAATCGATATGGTGTACCTTGGGTACAACTCATCTAGAACACATATTATGTCAACTTTGTACCGCACACTATCGAACCACGAGGCTCATTTTGGCGGCGTGACCTATCCCACTTAATGCCTATCTACCATGGTATCACAAAAGTCCATGCACACTATGGCACATTGGCTCTGTTCTGGAAGGACGATTGGAACCACTCCATCCATGCAGAGATGTATCCGAGGGCATATTCCTATTCTAGGGTTGAAGATGCATCTGTCAGAGACTTCCTTACCATCACTGACCTCCAAACGGCCTTTCATCTTCCACTATCAATACAAGCCCATGAGGAACTAAAGAAGCTCCAAACTGAAGTGACCAATGTGGACATCTCGGGACCCAGAGATGTCTGGGTTTGCAGCTTGGGTTCACATGCTTTTAAGGCCGCAACATACTATCAGTTCTACTTTAGAGACATAATTGCTCATGCGGCCTTTAGCTGGTTATGGAAGGCCAAAAGCACACCCAATATCAAGGTCTTCGATCGGCCTAATGTCTGATCGATTAAACACAAGAAACATGTTGAAGCGGCGACACTACAACATAGGTGACAACTTGGATTGCCTATTGTGTGGAGAACACGTCGAAGAAATAGTAGAATATCTCTTATTCCACTATAACTTTAGCAAGGAATGCTAGCAGATATTGAACATCACATGGATTACACGTGGGAATATACTTGATCTCGTTGAACATATGAAGACACACCAACAGAAAAAAGAATGATCATGGATATCTTCTTAGTGGCCGCCTGGAGTCTCTGGAAAGAACGTAACAACAATTTCTTCCGACATGTGGCCCCTTTGATCCCATCATGGAAAAAAAAGATTCAAGTGTGATTTTGACAACATCCCTTATAGGGTGCCTGCCCATAAGAGACATATTATATCTGCCATCCTTGAGGCAATCCCATAGATCTGTGCTAAAATTTTAGCTTTAGCACATTCCTTGTAAATTGCTTGTATAGTCATACCTCCCTTACAACCCATGCAACTTGTAACCTTTGTAACCATTACCTTGACACTTTAATATATATgaagtaggagcctttcctactatcTTAACTTAAAAAtaacatgagtaggtggttctctctcataaaacGAATGGTGGAAATGTAGGCACATTCTGACGGCTATCCTCGATGAGGAacaaggggtggaggggtatacatagccgccacacaaaatccaaccgttgtgCACTTTTGACCCAACTAGATGGCACGGATCATAAATCTCGGTGGCACCAACCTGTGTAAAAgatatgaacgttaggaatctcggtgggacagaCGAGAACAACACAAAGGGGCCGATGTGTAATGGCTAGGGCAAACCtcgtctcggtggcaccgattgcatcatcttgatgggaccgaagtgaagcaataaggcaatagAGACTTGGTCAAGCCATCTCGATGGTACCGATTGcaattctcggtgggaccgaaacaatTGCAACTAGCAACAGAGAGCTAGCAAGGCCATCTTGGTGGAACTGAGATCCATATCAGTGGGTCTGATTTGTTAGGATTTGGCTGTGGCTAAGTTCAGATGAACTCGATGTCTCTGTATAGGAaatatcggtggggccgagttggaatgtagggtttggacatatttggatggagaaagtggttgagggcccAACAACTTGCACTTCAGGGCCCAACAACTATGTACACTAATAGCTAAGGATACCGGTATTAATGATAGACAGAAAATTATTAAGGCATGCAAATAATATAACATGTTGATTTTTTTTATTGAATGTATATGAGAAAATCATACCTCGCGCAGAACAGCGGATGAATCAATAGTTAGTGTCGTTTATATCTCCTAATCACATAGCTAACCGTCTGTTTTTGTGTGTGTAGTGCAACTAAAAACGATCTACATGTCAAAGATACGACCAAGTTATTGAATATATAATGCGAGATAAATCCAAGTAATTGGTAAACAATACACTTTGTAAAGTCGAAGTAGTTTCCCGCTATGAGGAAGTTGAAGTTGGAGCAAGTTTCCAATTATGAGAAAGTTGAGATTAAAgctcgaaataggctttcgcctcgctttatatataaagcaatcaCCAAACCAAGTAAACTGCCGAATGATACAAGATGGTGAGATAGGCCTCATACAATGTCGATCCTAGGATAACCGAGACACGTAGAACGCATGCGGCCATGCTACCGAGAAAGAAAATAGGCAGAACTAAGTACAACACCACACTACACCCTAAACACCTAAGATCCATGACAATGCCCCCAGGAGGGAAAACGGCGCAAAGTGTCGCCTCTGTCGAGTCCAAAAGGGACAAGGGTCTTCACCCGGAACCCTGGCACGGAGAGGATCACCACGACGACGTCTTTAGGAAGAGAGCGGCTCACGCGAGCGTCGCTGTCGTCAACGACAAAGCGCGGAGCTTTCGCTCGACAGCTCCCCCGTGCCACCACAAGGTCTTCAGCACCAACGAGTTCAGCTCCCCAGATCCGGATCGGGGCGACGCCACTGTCAATGATAGAGAGTGAACCCGGGCCACCCTCCGCTCCACCTCCCGCCGCCCACACTACCAAGAGGGAAAGCAACCATCACCCACATGGTGCCCGCTGGAGAGCCAACCATGCGGACCACCATCTAGAGCCGCCGCTCCGGCGTCCGAGTCCGAGCCACCACCATCCGTACACATCATAGAGTACCGACCACGGAAGGAGGAGCAAAAGGTGTATCCTTTCGCTCCTAGCCCGGCATCAGTCACGGAATCTGCGTTGATGCCCCCATAGTAGGGGGTGTCCACACCTATGTCCCCAGCTAGAAAGTAATATTCCTTATCCAAAGCTTTTTactcccccctcccctcccctccctggcCGCTCCCACGAGCGCCGccggggggaaaccctagcccgcagggcgcggccccctccttgattctccctcccctcgccgccgccccagcgtgttggcgggcaaagcccggccagatcgggcggcggcggggcctcttcCTCCCCGCGCGGTGCTGGATGGCGCGGGCCATCCTTgttgggcggcggcgcggcgacggcggtgcACGACGGGGGCGCGGCTTGCTAGCAGCGGCACGGGTGGCTGGGACGGGCGGGGGGCGTGCCCtgctcctggcggcggcggcgggcgcggcccaGATCCGTCGCGGCAGCGGCTCAGGTGCTCTGGGCCCTTGTGGTGGCGGGGCTCCGGCTCGCCGCAGGTGGTGGCTTGCTCCGGTGGCTGCCCCTGCTGCAGCGCTCCCTGGTGGTGGTGGACCTGCCGGCCCCCGGCCGATCCGGCGATGGCAGGTGCCGCGGGCTGTGCTCGGCGGCGATGTGGGCTACCACGGCGTGGTGGTGGCTCATGGCGGTGGTCAGGATCGTCTCACGGCGGCGGCTGGACTTCTTCGGCGTCGGCCCATTGGTGAGCGGCCTGTGAAGAGCTTCGACCCCTCTTCTCGATGCCCGGGCACAATTTTCGTCGGTGGGATGGCCCTCTCCCTACTGCGACCCATCGCTAGTCCTGTGCTCGGGCAGCAGGACCGTGCTCATCTCGTGTCcagcagcaggacctcctcgtctcgcgcccggcagcaggaccgagcccgtctcgcgcccggcagcaggaccgagctagTCTCGCACCCGAAGCTGTAGGACAAATCGATGGACTTGTGTGCCCCGGGATCCGATCGTCTCTTCCGTTGGGGTAGCGGCGGGTGTCGGTTGTGGTGGTTCCTAGGTCTTGGATTcaggggcggcggccctggtggtggttgcgCAGTGCTCACGGGCAGAGCCCGtcgcttggtgctgcccggtggccatggccgtgtgggcggcgtggttgtcGGGGTGCGGCGTTCGATGGCAGTGAgtattggccggggtgaaaacctgttctttCTTCAATCAGACCGGCGGCGGCgtagctcgttcccttcttgaaggcgtcgtcgcggctctcattgttTGTCGTGTGGCTCCGGGGGAAACCTTGATCCTCGGATTGGGCGATGGCGGCGCTCCCGTGTCGTACCCTTCCTGAAGGCACCGtcttggagcccacggttcgtcgtATGCGGCTGCATCTCTTCTTGGTGGCGTGTTCACTAGTGGAGTCCCGATTGCTCGAGTAGTGCTGGGGATCGTGTTGCTGCGCTCAGTGCCTATGTATCCcaccttgggtgtgtgcgtgtgttgtggttgTGTGCGTCTGTACCTGGATGTTGTTGGTCATTGCTTTATTTATATagcggggtgaaagcctttttcggtatgtCCCCAGCCAGTCCCGGTGGACTGGGCGGGGGATGCAACCCCGTGACTACCGACAGCCGCCATCGAGCCCGCTCGCGTGATGCCTCAACATGGTCACCAGCTTCGACCTGCCCGACAAAATAGCGGAAACCCAACCACCACCATCGACCATCGCACCCACAAGGAGAGACCTCATCGCCCGCGGACACCACCCGGATTGAGCCCTCCATCACCTACCCGGAGCGAGAGCTCCGACCCGCCTCGGGCCCCAAGCCGATCCGGCCGAGCACGAGCCCCGGTTCCTGGCCATCTTTGCAGCGCAAAATCGCGCCGCTAGCCTAGATCTAGGAGAAGTGATGGGCTACCACCACCCACACCCCGCTGTTGAGCACCAACCGCCGCCACCAAGCCGCAGTGGCCGCCTCACCGGCTAGTGCACCCACGCCTCTGGTCGCCCGTAGAGCCACCCGAACCTGTTGGACCAAGCCACCACGAGTCGGCCCAATGGAGCCACCACCACGTCGGAGCTGCCACCACACCGAAGCGGAGCAGTAGCAACCAATCTACGCCGCCCACGGCCCTTGCCACGAGGGACAACCGTCATGCAGATCTAGCTAAAGCTGCCCCAagaccaccacccccccccccccccccgcgcgcaccgCCCAAAGCACGACAAGCACACCTGCGCCCACCAGAGCACCTGCACGCCGCCACACTGCGGCTCCCGGTGACCGCAAAGTGCCTGGGCCGGAGGAAACCGCGTCGCACCGGCTCCTACACGCGTGGGAACAGGACTCTGCTGCCACCGGCTCCGAACAGGCTTTGCCCGGCCGAGTCCCATTATGGCGAGGGAGGCGGGGGACTGGCGGCGGcggcctacccccccccccccccccccgaacctgTTGGACCAAGCCACCACGAGCCGGCCCAATGGAGCCACCACCACGTCGGAGCTGCCACCACACCGAAGCGGAGCAGTAGCAGCCAATCTACGCCGCCCACGGCCCTTGCCACGAGGGACAACCGTCATGCAGATCTAGCTAAAGTTGCCCCAAGACcaccaccctcccccccccccccccccccccccccccccgcgtgcacCGCCCAAAGCACGACAAGCACACCTGCGCCCACCAGAGCACCTGCACGCCGCCACACTGCGGCTCCCGATGACCGCAAAGTGCCTGGGCCGGAGGAAACCGCGTCGCGCCGGCTCTTACACGCGTGGGAACAGGACTCTGCTGCCACCGGCTCCGAACAGGCTTTGCCCGGCCGAGCCCCATTGTGGCGAGGGAGGCGGGGGACTGGCGGCGGCGGCCTGCCCATGGGAGGGTTTGGGAAAGGTGTCTGGTCCCTATCCCAATTGAGGTTGAAGCAATTCGCATTTTTACAAAGAAGAGAAGTTACTCATTGAGCGAGGTTGAAGCAATTCACATTTTAACAGAGAAGAGTAAGCTACTCACTGAGCTGGCAATCAAGTTCTATATAATATGACAGAAGATATTGTCTGTATTtgtgcatcatgttcatcaagaatCGGTAGATGTAATTATGCGTTGGTTTTATTCATGTAACACATCCTATGTATGAAAATAATATTCTTGTGTTCTTATTCTGTTCATCATATAGTTTTTCAATATTTGGAAATATTTGGTTATAGTAGACATTTGTTTTCCTTACCCCTTTGGACATcactatgatatactccctccgtccaaaaatataaaaacgtttttgacactacactagtgtcaaaaacagtgtagtatcaaaaatgttcttatattttgggacggatggagtagtatgttTCGGTGAAAGGCACGAGCAACTTGCTATGTattccttccgttcctaaatatttgtctttctagtgatttcaataagtgactacatacgaaacaaaatgagtgaacctacactctaaaatgtctatattcatccgtatgtgatagtccatttgaaatctttaaaaagacaaatattaaaatctttaaaaagacaaatatttaggaacggagggggtagTTGAACTAAAACTACAACCACACAAAGGACGATGAATTTAGGCAGGACGTTGATAGCAACATAATCATGGCACATGATTCGTCATGGTTCTCGATTCTACATGCAAACATACGGTCAAGCTTTGGTTCACGCAGTCAAGATAGTCTGGCTTCGTATATAGGGCACAACTATATAAAACTTGTTGTATTTAGCTGTAGGCGGAGAAGCAAATTTCATGAAAATCACACGTGAAAGTTTTCAGAAAAGATCCAAAACAGTTTGAACTACAGGTGAGGGCAAGATCTACAGCCATGCAAAAACCATCGAGAACAAACCAAACCCCATctgtaacatactccctccgtcccaaaataagtgtctcaactttgtattaactttagtacaaagttgtactaagttttaagaaaacgaagggagtactaagtATGACCAGTATGGTTTTTAGAAATTGAACTTATCTGCTGAAAACAGTCCTTGAAGAACGATAGGAAAAATAGTTACTTTCTCAGCAATCAGTTGTACAAATTCAACACTTGAGTAGTCATGGTACTGAAATCAAGATAACGTAACATCCCATGTTAACTTTTCTCTTATTTGTGAAGATTTAACGCAAGAAAACTTGGCTAGCCTGACAGTTTTTAGCTTTAAGCAACTCCTGCCTTGGCTAGCTCCTCCAACTTCTTGTCGATCTGGGCTTCTGTCAAGCCATCCAAGCGCACGCACCTCTCCACACCCATATCTGACCAGTAGACACACAGTTATACAACATACCTTATACATTAGCTTCAATTCATTAATCCAATACTGTATGCATGAAACAAAAGAAACGGTGTATTTGGCAATCAATATTCAGTTCTTTGTTGATCCTAACATGCCTAGCCCTGTGTTTGCAAAACTACAATAGTTTATCACTTTTTCTCGGTTAGTAACTTAGTATGGGTAGTCCGCTACCTTCAGTACATGATCTGTCTCTACATTGACAGTGCAACACACTAGTGCCAAAACTGAGTAAACGATTTCATAGCCTTCTCTTCATTTATCATTTAGTTCTTGTAATTAACTCATATCCATTTTGAGCATTGTGTACAGAATTTGAAAGCCCAATACATGATCTTAATCTGTGCTTCCTTTGATAGCTCAAAGCCTGTAGGCATCAACATTCCAGACACACTTGTAACATCAGTAGCATGCCTGCCTACCAGTACTATGTAACTTTTGTAACAGGTTATAAGTTGAGAAGAAAGACAGCTGAGCCTGAGACCAGGAAAAACTACATCAATTACTGGATTCGCTAGAATGAGCTCCAAATCCTAAACCCAGCCGATCGACCTAGATCAGGAGTCGAGATAGCTGCAGATAGGCCGGACTTTGTGCACCGAGTTGTTGATCTCAAGCGAAACAAAAAATGAAAGCACACGCGGCAGCTAACACCAAAAATCAAAATATGTGGCTCTGAGGGTAACTTACAAATTGTGATGGGCCAATAGATTTTCCAAAATGAATCTGTTTTCTTCGCAGTATTGCTTATCAAGACTTCATTGGCATAGATTTATTGGAGTATATGTTTTGCGGGTCTATGAGATAAAACCCGTTTGACATAATAAGGCCCTACTTCTATAAGCATAATACAGTCATGCATATTTCTTTGGATAATTGCATGATAGTAACATAGAAGAGTTATGACGAGCAGAACTATAGTAGTTGAAGGCTACAAGAAAATGCTCATTAAGGATATCCTACCTTATATTCGAAAATATGGATCAGACCAAACTCTTTCCTGGTTTGTTTCCTACAACTTTTCTAGGGGGCACGAAGCAATTTCATCAAGCTGATGCATTCAACCACACACAAgtcttcccaacttctgtttctaCGAGACAAGACTTAAACAATCATGTTGTTTTTTGTTACTGGCAGAGAAGGAAGCTATCCCTTACATAAGCCAGTCTTTTGACTTACACTAgctaattgcccgtgcgttgcaacgggcataCACATTCTAATGTTTAACATCAATCATGTCTAAGATATACCTTTAGAATACTCATGTACATTATGCGGTATTATTCATTCGATTTACCGTTAAATAATTTCTGCTCCTCCACCAACCCCTCTCTCTTTATctaaacataaaaacttgattaaCCTTCAAAAGATAAACCCAGTGTATAGAGGGAATAGAGAGGAGGATGGACGTGCGTGCGTGGGTTGTAGCCATGGATTTCGAGTCGCTcgactagtcgacgactagtcTATGAGTCGCAAAAATATGGTCGACTCAGCTTAGTGTCGACTCGCGGCGACTCTGAGTCGCGACTAGTCACAACGCAGGCTCGGCTTCTTCCGACTCGCTGCCCCAGACGACTCACATGAGTCGCGACTCGAAAACCATGGTTGTAGCAGGCTTTCCCTTGGTTTTTCTTGGCTTTATAAGCATGGGATGGAGGCGGATGAAGGTTGAGCGAAATGGGGATGCTATGTCTTTTTTAGGTAGTGTAGATAAGCCCAATTTTCTGATCAAAGAGCTTATTGCAGTTATCCACGTTTATCTGCAGTTTTGGTTCTATCAGCTTGCCTGACAAGCTCAAACTTTAGCAAACTTCCAAAGTTATCAAGCATTCCAGATTTTTGGCAATCATACTTCTGATACTAAATCATCTTAATGTGCTGCAGTGTACCTATAGCAAAGAATGACAGAGCAACGGAGAACCAAACAAAATAGATGCACTATGCTGCGTGATACAAGTGGTGAGGGCAGCATTTGGGCAACGTCGAAATTCTTTTCCACCGTTACATAAAAGATGAAAATTCCTCCCATATCATGTGCTCACAATTTCGAGATGAACAATGGAAATCTCTGTGGAACTGGACGGTCCTAAGTCCCCGCTTGCCATATCTCCCAATATAACAAGATCCGGTAGTTCCAACAGAAACATTTCACACTTGAAAGATGCAAGGGTTCCGAAGATCAATAGACCGGAACAGACCCTCCCGggaaccatggcaagagcaagatcTCGGGTTCCCGGGAAAGATGGGATCGAGGGCTGCTTACCGTAGCGCGCCCAGAGCTGAGGCTCGACGCCGGAGCACTCGCGGATGAGGACGGGGAGGGTGGGGTTGCGGGTCTTGATGTCACCGTAGTTCTTCTTCACGAACTCCCTGCGAATCAGATCACAGATCCAACACCACGACATGAGCGAGCGACGAATCGATTGTAGGGAGAGAAATGAGGGAAGAGAAGCGGGTGCATTGGTGCTACCGGGCGGGGCCGCTGGCAGGGGAAGACTGGCAGAAGAGGAAGCGGATCTCCTTCACGTTCCGGGATAGGCTCGCCCGCCACGCCATCGCCGCCGGCTCCTTCCTTGGAttctcctctcttctcttctcggACCCCTTCTCTGCGTGGGTTGTATCTTCCTCTGCTGGGGAACGAACGAACGAACTGCCCAGCCGCGGCTGTCTCGTTGGATTCACATTCACGCCGTCCGATCCGGAAAACGGTGCATGGCCGTCAGATTAGGGTTCCGTCTCCACAAAAGTATATTTATTTCCCCACAAAAAAAGAACACGATTCCCCGGTCGCCTCACGCGGTGCCCACGCTCTTTTACCATCGTCATACGTCCGCGCGTCTAATGGGTGGACCCCAAACACCCTAAGGCTAATGCTGtgtgcttagagcatctccagcataTCCCTTAAAACGCAGACCCTTATAACGCGTTTACAGTTCGCAGAAAACCCGTTTTAAAGGTCGATTTTAGCTGCGGCTGAATAGACCCCTCAAACTTAAACTGTAAAACCGAATATTTGCTTATATTCTTTCCCCACGTCTTTTTCTTCCTCTGTCTGTGTCCATGGTCAGCTAGCTTGCTCCCGTTAAACCCGACGAATAGCGCATGAAGCGACCAAAAAGGGAACCGCGGACGACCAAATACGAAGCACATAAAGCGGCCAATCCAAGAGCTAGCTCCTCCGCGGGGTAGccggagctagctagctagttgaGCTCAAATCGATCGAGAGCTAGCTGCTCGAATCCATCCAGgagcgagctagctagctagctcagcTCGAATCCATCCTCCTCCGTCACTATAGCGAGAGATGTGGCCGAGGCGGACGACCGGGGCGAACGGCCGGTGActaggggatcggggcggcgcggACAGCGGGCGCCGGACTGCCGGCGTCTAGGGACGGGCGGGGCAGCGTCCGAGGCGGCGCAGACGGTGGACACGGAAGTTTCCATGGCAGTTGGGCTCCCGCCAACTGCTTTTCCCCGATACATGGCACCGTACAAGCAGACATGAAAACTGTGTTTTTGCATATTGGGAGGAGTTTATTACCGCACCCCTTAAAAATTACAGGTCGAAGGCGTATAAGGGGTCTGTTCGGGCTACTTTTTCCGTGCGAAACTGAAAACTGGCGGTTATTTTACAGTTCCATGGGATATACGGggtttgctagagatgctcttagggaggtgcttagaaaaataaatcggGTGTAGAACGAGTAGCACCTACCCTCGAGTTTAGGGTTTTCGCCTCTGGTGGCGCTCCCATCGCCGCCTAGAGATCTTTGCCTATCGTCGGTCCGCCCTCACCCAAACGGATCGCCCCGCTCTGCGCCTGGGTCTCGGGAGAGAGGATCGTGCGGCTCATCCATTTTTGGTTCGAAGTCGGCGGGGCGCAAACCCTAGATGGCGGCTCAGGCGGGTTCGTCTTCTGTGGGATGGGCGGGGAAGAACTTGGAGGAGATGCTGCAACACCTGGATCTTCAGGATGATGAGTTGGATGACGTGGTTGTGGGGGATGAGGAGATGAAGAAGTACGAAGCAGATACAAGGTGGTCGGCGGTCGGGAAGGTAAACACGACCCAGCCCTTTAGCTCATCGGCGATGTTTGAAACCATGAAGTCAATATGGGGACTAGCGCATGTGCCCAAGTATAGGGAGGCTGGAGAGAATCTATATATCCTCTAGATGTTTTGCTTGGGGGGTTGGAAAAAGGTTGTTCATGGAGGACCTTGGCTGTTCAGAGGGATGGGGATGCTCATTGAAGATTACGACGGCAAGTAAGAACCAAACTCCTTTGTTTTTTATGGTCTTTATGTTTGGCCTCAGATTAACAATATACCAGAGCTATACAGGAAAACTGAGGTAGTGGATCAGCTAGCACAACGCATTGGTCGGGTAAAGGGAATTCAAC is a window encoding:
- the LOC123045213 gene encoding NADH dehydrogenase [ubiquinone] 1 alpha subcomplex subunit 2: MAWRASLSRNVKEIRFLFCQSSPASGPAREFVKKNYGDIKTRNPTLPVLIRECSGVEPQLWARYDMGVERCVRLDGLTEAQIDKKLEELAKAGVA